A single window of Myxocyprinus asiaticus isolate MX2 ecotype Aquarium Trade chromosome 34, UBuf_Myxa_2, whole genome shotgun sequence DNA harbors:
- the LOC127425082 gene encoding sal-like protein 3: MSRRKQSKPQHLKSDEEEKSPDNALLLRGGDEEDSGTESRSGGEETHVCERCCAEFFKWSELLEHQQKCTEDPPVLIVKENEEKPVSQGSPTESFLSTHSDSAEMMEVNDENSELAEKVDESLGIPEETHIIDVGEQMDISFPGHKTSNLSHPPLENENLTASLASSITNHYDMPSTNVTLEILHSTRVAVAQFSQSIHCAGPAGKLSSAAIPMILEQLMALQQQQVHQLQLIEQIRSQVAVMNRQPTQAALNPASKSLPSDSNTYNFQGIAPPPVLPLSGVMPSAVNGQASVSQASMLVRSPLLSSQPKSGQTNSLAMDSATASITSSSPHLFSNSDASPLLPTCSGSFSNVSNTQPLSTSNLLSACQSSLLSPAANLPLLPQSPPNGVIFPNPLASIAATASALDPLAAMMKHRKAKLPGVSIFDSKPSSEDPFFKHKCRFCAKVFGSDSALQIHLRSHTGERPFKCNICGNRFSTKGNLKVHFQRHKEKYPHVQMNPYPVPEYLDNIPTSSGIPYGMSFPPEKTGPTWLDSKPVLPTVPSSVGLQLPPTVPVIESLSDSFTSTPSERSPHRPSPARGEFTPSSPNPTGTETDMSTMTSSPKSNREGELTPTFNVEEVHLPPNSMIRNGNDFANQSLLPQSTGIPVKGNAPESDDASLAVNKSSSPPLISEQFKSKFPFGGLQDSMQTSETSKLQQLVENIDKKMMEPNQCVICHRVLSCQSALKMHYRIHTGERPFKCKVCGRAFTTKGNLKTHFGVHRAKPPLRIQHSCPICQKKFTNAVVLQQHIRMHMGGQIPNTPLTETIYEKDNDMESFDSMSTYDDDCLDDISFEDEGDLVENSENTLSSFSDSPPPVLSLPASVSDPKNAEGDSSVSLSQSNGKKIARCGPMDNDQNALGSTATGEMENQSMGTSLMPQSSSSFHILPYPKNNPTEGQHEHSVSPNLSSKIPETTSLVKFETSDCPATNVINGVTFNQTGIQSIKSTFKKENPVNVQCFTKEHGDAQSSAEQEKKAPTVVKMEMSACSRPYMLKEGPFSGFGLQAPAVRSEVMIPGITSLTGPPPPRRTPKQHNCSACGKNFSSASALQIHERTHTGEKPFGCSVCGRAFTTKGNLKVHMGTHMWNNTPARRGRRLSLENPIALLGGDALKFSEAFQKDLAARAMNVDQNFWSRYAAVITNGLAMRNNEISVIQSGGVPQLPAFTVATDKASTGNSPPITALEKTGIERGAGQHFSMMMNDKKDIGIN, from the exons ATGTCCCGAAGAAAGCAATCGAAACCGCAGCATCTTAAATCGGACGAAGAGGAAAAAAGTCCGGATAACG CACTTCTCTTGAGGGGAGGCGATGAGGAGGACAGCGGCACCGAGAGCCGCAGTGGGGGCGAAGAGACACATGTGTGTGAGAGGTGCTGTGCCGAATTCTTCAAGTGGTCTGAATTACTGGAGCACCAGCAGAAGTGCACGGAAGACCCCCCTGTGCTGATAGTAAAGGAGAACGAAGAAAAGCCTGTCTCCCAAGGATCGCCCACAGAGTCCTTCTTAAGCACCCACAGTGACTCAGCAGAAATGATGGAGGTTAACGACGAGAACTCTGAGCTGGCTGAGAAAGTTGACGAGAGCCTCGGCATTCCTGAGGAAACCCACATCATCGACGTGGGTGAACAAATGGATATTAGTTTTCCTGGGCATAAGACATCCAACCTCAGCCATCCACCACTCGAGAATGAAAACCTGACCGCTTCCCTTGCATCATCTATCACCAACCACTATGACATGCCCAGCACCAATGTGACCCTGGAGATCCTTCATAGCACCAGAGTGGCTGTTGCTCAATTCTCCCAGAGCATTCACTGTGCGGGGCCTGCAGGCAAGCTGAGCTCAGCCGCAATCCCCATGATTCTGGAACAGTTGAtggctctgcagcagcagcaggtaCACCAATTACAGCTCATCGAGCAGATCCGCAGCCAGGTTGCTGTAATGAATAGGCAGCCCACGCAAGCCGCCCTTAATCCGGCATCAAAAAGCCTGCCCTCTGACTCTAACACTTATAATTTCCAGGGCATTGCTCCACCCCCTGTACTTCCATTATCTGGGGTCATGCCCTCTGCAGTGAATGGGCAGGCTTCTGTGTCCCAGGCTTCTATGCTTGTGAGGTCACCACTGCTGTCTTCACAGCCAAAAAGTGGACAAACCAACTCTCTAGCAATGGACAGTGCCACTGCTTCCATAACAAGTTCAAGCCCTCATCTCTTCAGCAACAGCGATGCTTCCCCACTCTTGCCGACCTGTAGCGGTTCATTCTCTAATGTTAGTAACACCCAACCTCTCAGCACTTCCAACCTGCTATCAGCTTGCCAGAGTAGCCTACTTAGCCCTGCTGCCAACCTACCATTACTACCTCAAAGTCCTCCCAATGGAGTCATCTTTCCCAATCCACTGGCCAGTATAGCAGCCACTGCCAGTGCATTAGATCCACTTGCTGCAATGATGAAGCACCGTAAGGCCAAACTGCCCGGTGTCTCCATTTTTGACAGCAAGCCCAGTTCTGAGGACCCATTTTTCAAGCACAAGTGCAGGTTCTGCGCCAAAGTGTTCGGCAGCGATAGCGCATTGCAGATCCACCTGCGTTCACACACAGGTGAGAGGCCCTTCAAATGCAACATCTGTGGCAATCGTTTCTCAACAAAGGGAAACCTCAAGGTCCACTTTCAAAGGCACAAGGAAAAGTACCCTCATGTTCAGATGAACCCATACCCAGTCCCAGAATATCTGGACAATATCCCTACCAGTTCTGGGATACCCTATGGAATGTCTTTTCCTCCCGAGAAGACAGGACCTACTTGGTTGGACAGTAAACCTGTTCTACCAACAGTGCCGTCCTCAGTGGGTCTGCAGTTGCCACCCACAGTACCAGTTATTGAAAGCTTAAGTGACTCGTTTACAAGTACACCCTCTGAAAGATCTCCACACAGGCCCTCACCAGCTAGAGGTGAATTTACACCTTCGTCACCTAATCCCACTGGCACCGAGACAGATATGTCTACCATGACATCTTCCCCTAAGTCAAATAGAGAAGGAGAACTCACACCAACTTTTAATGTAGAGGAGGTGCACCTGCCACCAAACAGCATGATCAGAAATGGAAATGACTTTGCAAACCAGAGCTTGCTTCCACAGTCAACAGGAATACCTGTTAAGGGCAATGCACCCGAGTCTGATGATGCTTCTCTAGCTGTAAATAAATCCTCCTCTCCCCCACtgatctctgaacagtttaagtCCAAGTTCCCATTTGGTGGTCTTCAAGACTCTATGCAAACATCTGAGACATCGAAACTCCAACAGCTTGTAGAAAACATTGACAAGAAGATGATGGAGCCCAATCAGTGTGTGATCTGCCACCGTGTGTTAAGTTGCCAGAGTGCACTAAAGATGCATTACCGCATTCATACAGGGGAGAGGCCGTTTAAATGTAAGGTTTGTGGCCGAGCTTTCACTACAAAGGGAAACCTGAAGACTCACTTTGGTGTCCACCGTGCAAAGCCTCCTCTTCGGATTCAGCATTCCTGCCCGATCTGTCAGAAGAAGTTTACTAATGCTGTTGTGTTACAACAGCACATACGCATGCACATGGGAGGGCAGATTCCCAACACTCCGCTTACAGAAACCATCTACGAGAAAGATAATGATATGGAGAGTTTTGACAGCATGAGCACTTATGATGATGACTGTCTTGATGACATTTCATTCGAGGATGAAGGGGATTTAGTAGAAAACAGTGAAAACACTCTGAGCTCCTTTTCGGACAGTCCGCCTCCCGTTTTATCTCTCCCAGCCAGTGTGTCGGACCCTAAAAATGCAGAGGGTGACTCATCAGTCAGTCTCAGTCAATCAAATGGAAAAAAGATTGCCAGGTGTGGACCTATGGATAATGATCAAAACGCTCTTGGCTCCACCGCCACAGGAGAGATGGAGAACCAAAGCATGGGAACAAGTTTAATGCCACAATCATCCAGTTCTTTTCACATTCTTCCCTATCCCAAAAATAATCCAACCGAGGGCCAACATGAGCACTCAGTCTCTCCGAACCTCTCCTCTAAAATCCCAGAGACAACATCGTTAGTGAAATTTGAAACATCAGATTGTCCTGCAACAAATGTAATCAATGGGGTGACTTTTAATCAAACAGGAATCCAGTCCATCAAGTCTACATTCAAGAAAGAAAACCCTGTCAACGTGCAGTGCTTCACTAAAGAACATG GTGATGCTCAAAGCTCAGCTGAACAGGAAAAGAAAGCACCGACTGTAGTTAAAATGGAGATGAGTGCTTGCAGTAGACCATATATGCTAAAAGAGGGGCCTTTCTCTGGATTTGGCCTGCAGGCTCCTGCCGTCCGATCTGAGGTGATGATACCAGGCATCACCTCACTTACTGGACCACCCCCTCCCCGACGGACCCCTAAACAACACAACTGCAGTGCATGTGGAAAGAACTTCTCTTCTGCCAGTGCCTTGCAGATCCATGAGCGTACACACACAGGCGAAAAACCCTTTGGCTGCTCAGTCTGTGGTCGAGCTTTCACAACAAAGGGTAATCTTAAG GTGCACATGGGCACCCATATGTGGAATAACACCCCAGCCCGTAGAGGAAGACGTCTGTCTCTGGAAAACCCCATTGCCCTACTTGGCGGAGATGCCCTGAAATTCAGCGAAGCATTTCAGAAGGATTTAGCAGCACGGGCCATGAATGTGGACCAAAACTTCTGGAGCCGGTATGCAGCGGTTATAACTAACGGCTTAGCCATGAGGAACAATGAAATATCCGTTATTCAGAGTGGAGGAGTCCCTCAGCTCCCTGCCTTTACTGTGGCCACGGACAAAGCTAGCACTGGAAACAGCCCACCAATCACAGCCCTGGAAAAAACAGGCATAGAAAGGGGTGCTGGACAACACTTTTCCATGATGATGAATGACAAAAAAGATATTGGAATCAATTGA